The sequence below is a genomic window from Trichocoleus desertorum ATA4-8-CV12.
CTATGTTGCCTTGGGAGTCCCCGAAATCTGGCGTTACGCCAATGGTGAGTTAACCATCAAACAGCTACAGCAGGGACAATATACTCAACTTAGCTACAGTCCTACCTTTGGAAATTTGCTTCTGACTGTCATTCCCCGATTTCTGAATCAAAGCCCTGCGATCGGTGAAACAGGTGTAATTCGGACTTTCCGATCCTGGGTAAGAGAACAAAGAGTGTAGCGATCGCTCACTACACTCCTACTGTTCAACCGCTGCGGGGGATAATAGCGGGTTATTTAACTGACTCAATTAAGCTGAATTAAACCGTCTCTTCCGTCTTCTAGCGATCGCTTTGCGCTTCTTTTTCTCGATGGGAGTCTCAAAGTGCCGTCGCCGTCTAATATCCGAAAAAATTCCTGCTTTGGAGACCTGACGCTTAAATCGACGCAGCGCCGACTCAATTCCTTCGTTTTCGCCAACAGTCACCTGGGTCATGCGATTGCCTCCTGAGCTTCATTACTTGCTAGGTGGTTGTGAACACCCCAGTATATTTCTAGCAGAGTGAGACACGGCTGGCCCCTGCCTCACTCGCCCACAACTTTTAAGTTAAACCCTAAGCTTTAAGGAAGGTTTAGTAGCGGCGAGAAAATCCATCTCTGCTGCCACCGCCACCGCCACCACCGCTTCGGCGATTGCCACCGCCACCACCGCCGGGGCTTCTCTCTTCACGGGGCTTCGCTTTGTTAACCTTCAGGTCACGGCCCATCCATTCAGCTCCATCTAGAGCTTCGATCGCTGCGGTTTCTTCCGCGTCGCTTGACATTTCAACAAAGCCAAAGCCGCGCATACGGCCTGTTTCGCGGTCTACGGGGAGTTGAACCCGCTTCACCGTACCATATTCTGAGAAGATGTCACTCACATCTTCTTGCGTCACTTCATAAGATAGGTTGCCGATGTAGATTGACATGGAAAACTCCAGAATCAGAAAAAGTGTAGAGATTGAGATTCGGAGAGATGCCTGTCAATCAAAGAACAAACCCGTCAGCCGAAACTTAATGCTCACTAGACACGGTAGCACAGAATCTTTAGCCCATCCAAGGCCATCTCTTGTTCCGTTGACAAAATAACGCAGCTAGATTTTGCGACTGGAGCGAGGGTTTATTGCTTTAATATTAACTTATATTAACTGATTATGTTTCAAACGACTCGTCGGCGCTTAGCTTTGTGGTACACGATTGTAACCGCAGTGCTCCTGTTGTTGTTTGCTAGTGGCTTCTATTTCTATGTGCGTAGCACTTTAATTGAGCGGATTGACGACACGCTAAATCATGTAGTGGAAGTAATTCAGCGATCGCTGGTCTTGGAACCAGTGCACTTTCACAAAGAAGGTGGCCCTTTACGGATCAATATAGAGGCCAGTTTTCGCAACAATGCCGACACCGTAGAAGATGACCACATTGACTTAGAGTGGTTCAGTCCTGAAGGAGAACTGCTGTGGTCCACTCTTTCAGCTCCCTTAAATGTACCTTTGCATCCCAATAGTACAGGCGAAACAGTACATCTACCGCCTCAACCGACTGATGGCACCCAAGAACCCGATCTGCTACGGCAAGTAACCCAACGAGTCCAGGTGGGGCGGCAAGTGCTGGGCTATTTGCGGGTTAGTCATCCCTGGTTTGAAGTGACCAAACCGATTCGACAGTTAATCTTTGACTTGAGCTTGGGAACTGGCCTGATGGTTGTAGCAGTTGCGGCCATTGGTTGGTTGCTTTCTGGGTTAGCCATGCAGCCAGTGCAAGCGTCTTACCAACAGCTAAAACAATTTACAGCCGATGCCTCCCATGAGTTGAGAAACCCGATCGCCACGATTCAGACCAATGTACAGGTGGCACTCTCTGACCCCAATCCTGATCCGCAGTGGCAGCAACAACAACTTCAAGTGGTGGAACGGCTAACTCGACGCTTAGGGCGATTAGTGGATGATCTGCTCTTTTTAGCGCGGCAAGACAGTGGTATGGTGCAACCGCGTTGGACAGTTGTGGCCTTGGATGCGCTGTTGATTGATGTGGTGGAGGAACAACAAGCGATCGCTCTCGAAAAAGGCGTATTTTTATCCTTAGATATAGAGGAGCCAGCAGAGCCTCCATTAGAGCTTCGCCCTGAGAGTCGTCCGCGCAATAGCAGTAAAGGTGAAATCCCGCCCGAACCCTTTACCTTACAGGGCGATCGCGATCAATTGGCCCGCCTATTTACCAATTTGGTCGGCAATGCCGTGCAGTATACGCCTAGTAGCGGACAGGTTGAAGTGATGCTACAGCAGGTGAAGCGCAATCATATCGTGCAGTTGCAAATACAGGTGAGAGATACAGGCATTGGCATTCCGCCGGAAGCATTGCCCTATATCTTCGATCGCTTCTATCGAGTTGACCCCGCCCGCACTCACGAAAACGCCGAAACTAGCATCGCCAAACCTGCAACCACGGGTTCTGGCTTAGGACTGGCGATCGCTCATGCCATTGTCGAGAACCATCAAGGTAGCCTTTGCGTTGACAGTCAACCGGAACAAGGCACGACCTTTACCGTTACCTTGACCTGCCATCACTCCTTAATCACAAGGGGGTAGTGGCCCTGCCTCACGACCAGGATTACCCAAATCATCAACTCAGATAAGCTTCAAAAAAGAGAGGCTGCCCTTATGGACAGCCGATTAACAGGAATGAGCTTTTAGACTGCTATCTGAGCAGACTCTATTCAGCTATTTCTACCGAGCCATCGGCCAAAACCTTGATGTTGTCAGGATCAACGTAATGGCAAACAGCATCATTCATGCAAATCAGCGCCCAGCCAGATTGGTCGATCCCAACTAATTTATAGTCTGTATCTTCAATGAAGAAACCCTTATGGTTACGGGTTCCTGATTCGATTTGAACATTATA
It includes:
- a CDS encoding HAMP domain-containing histidine kinase, translating into MFQTTRRRLALWYTIVTAVLLLLFASGFYFYVRSTLIERIDDTLNHVVEVIQRSLVLEPVHFHKEGGPLRINIEASFRNNADTVEDDHIDLEWFSPEGELLWSTLSAPLNVPLHPNSTGETVHLPPQPTDGTQEPDLLRQVTQRVQVGRQVLGYLRVSHPWFEVTKPIRQLIFDLSLGTGLMVVAVAAIGWLLSGLAMQPVQASYQQLKQFTADASHELRNPIATIQTNVQVALSDPNPDPQWQQQQLQVVERLTRRLGRLVDDLLFLARQDSGMVQPRWTVVALDALLIDVVEEQQAIALEKGVFLSLDIEEPAEPPLELRPESRPRNSSKGEIPPEPFTLQGDRDQLARLFTNLVGNAVQYTPSSGQVEVMLQQVKRNHIVQLQIQVRDTGIGIPPEALPYIFDRFYRVDPARTHENAETSIAKPATTGSGLGLAIAHAIVENHQGSLCVDSQPEQGTTFTVTLTCHHSLITRG
- the rpsU gene encoding 30S ribosomal protein S21; the protein is MTQVTVGENEGIESALRRFKRQVSKAGIFSDIRRRRHFETPIEKKKRKAIARRRKRRFNSA
- a CDS encoding RNA-binding protein, whose amino-acid sequence is MSIYIGNLSYEVTQEDVSDIFSEYGTVKRVQLPVDRETGRMRGFGFVEMSSDAEETAAIEALDGAEWMGRDLKVNKAKPREERSPGGGGGGNRRSGGGGGGGSRDGFSRRY